A stretch of the Meles meles chromosome 19, mMelMel3.1 paternal haplotype, whole genome shotgun sequence genome encodes the following:
- the LOC123930571 gene encoding vomeronasal type-1 receptor 4-like codes for MTTRHLALGMTFLLQTTVGLLGNLFFFYHYLLLYLTRYKLRATDLILKHLTVANLLVIFSKGVPQKMAAFGLKYFLDALGCQLVFYVPRVGTDMVIDTTCLLTLFQVIMISPGDSRWAGLKIRASRYLGTSSILCWVLTVMRCVLIPFYMTDKRNNTNIIVKADHDYRASALQ; via the coding sequence ATGACCACCAGGCATTTGGCCTTGGGAATGACCTTTTTATTACAAACTACAGTTGGACTGCtggggaatttattttttttttatcattatctcTTGCTTTATCTGACGAGATACAAGCTTAGGGCCACAGATTTGATTCTCAAACACCTGACTGTAGCCAACCTCTTGGTTATTTTTTCTAaaggagttcctcaaaaaatggcCGCTTTTGGGTTGAAATATTTCCTTGATGCTCTGGGATGTCAACTTGTTTTCTATGTTCCCAGAGTGGGCACGGATATGGTCATTGACACCACCTGCCTCTTGACTCTCTTCCAGGTGATCATGATCAGTCCTGGGGACTCCAGGTGGGCGGGGCTTAAAATAAGAGCTTCCAGGTACCTGGGCACCTCCAGCATCCTCTGCTGGGTCTTGACTGTGATGCGATGTGTTTTGATTCCTTTTTATATGACTGACAAAAGGAACAACACAAACATCATAGTGAAAGCAGATCATGACTACCGAGCTTCTGCTCTTCAATAA